One genomic region from Panthera tigris isolate Pti1 chromosome D1, P.tigris_Pti1_mat1.1, whole genome shotgun sequence encodes:
- the LOC102969395 gene encoding putative olfactory receptor 5AK3, with product MTKENITEVTEFFLLGFGAQNKFRDLLFIVFLVIYVTSMVGNIGMILLIKTDSRLQTPMYFFLQHLAFVDICYTSAITPKMLQNFILKNKSISFEGCIMQLLVYATFATSDCYLLAAMAVDRYVAICNPLHYPIIMSQRVCIQLVAGSYVMGSINASVHTGFTFSLYFCKSNTINHFFCDVPPILALSCSNIDINILLLVVFVGFNLIFTVLIVIFSYMYIMATILKISSVSGRKKAFSTCASHLTAVIVFYATLSYMYLQPQASNSQENMKVASVFYGIVIPLLNPMIYSLRNKEVKEVLKVMRKKFF from the coding sequence atgacaaaagaaaatatcactGAAGTGactgaattttttcttctggggTTTGGTGCCCAAAACAAGTTTCGAGACCTCCTCTTCATTGTATTTCTGGTCATCTATGTGACTTCCATGGTGGGTAATATTGGAATGATCCTACTCATCAAGAcagattccagacttcaaacacccatgtactttttcctacaacatttggcttttgttgatatcTGTTATACCTCCGCTATCACTCCCAAGATGCTGcaaaacttcatattaaaaaacaaatctatatCCTTTGAGGGCTGTATAATGCAATTATTGGTTTATGCAACATTTGCAACCAGTGACTGTTACCTCCTGGCTGCTATGGCAGTTGATCGTTATGTAGCCATCTGTAACCCACTTCACTACCCCATAATCATGTCCCAAAGAGTCTGCATCCAACTGGTAGCTGGTTCATATGTCATGGGTTCAATAAATGCTTCCGTGCACACAGGTTTTACATTTTCACTATACTTCTGCAAATCCAATACCATCAATCATTTTTTCTGTGATGTTCCCCCAATTCTTGCCCTTTCATGCTCCAACATTGACATCAACATCCTGCTCCTTGTTGTCTTTGTGGGATTTAACTTGATATTCACTGTGTTGATTGTCATCTTTTCCTACATGTATATCATGGCCACCATCCTGAAGATATCTTCTGtttcagggaggaaaaaagcCTTCTCCACATGTGCCTCCCACCTGACAGCAGTCATTGTTTTCTATGCAACCCTGTCATACATGTACTTACAGCCCCAAGCTAGTAATTCCCAGGAGAATATGAAAGTGGCCTCTGTATTTTATGGCATCGTGATTCCTCTTTTGAACCCCATGATCTATAGTTTGAGAAATAAGGAGGTGAAAGAGGTTCTAAAAGTGATGAGGAAAAAGTTCTTCTAG